One Granulicella sp. 5B5 DNA window includes the following coding sequences:
- a CDS encoding TIGR03435 family protein — MRMIGLVLVLACAAVHASAQSALKAAEGDAALPAYDVSVIRAAAGMEKDDRHVWTRLNTLDVKNMPLLNLLESAFDVPRDMIVGLPDWAKHERLDIQAKTLDADTAGLRELTVAQRRAMMQALFADRLGLKWHYETRVLPSYDLVVASGGAKLKPTVATGHNSGVSVNDTRFRLTNVPVPELAVVLADKLGRPVVDKTGLTGRYDMVMEWSADLPVASANVDAPPPLFTALHEQLGLKLESGKDPVQVFVIDRLTPPVGN; from the coding sequence ATGCGGATGATCGGGCTGGTGCTCGTGCTGGCGTGTGCTGCGGTGCATGCGTCGGCGCAGAGTGCATTGAAGGCAGCGGAAGGTGATGCGGCGCTGCCTGCTTATGATGTCTCGGTGATACGGGCTGCTGCCGGAATGGAGAAGGATGACCGGCATGTGTGGACGCGGCTGAATACGCTGGATGTGAAGAACATGCCGCTGCTCAATCTTCTGGAGAGTGCGTTTGATGTTCCGAGAGACATGATTGTGGGGTTGCCGGATTGGGCGAAACATGAGCGGCTGGATATCCAAGCGAAGACGCTGGATGCGGATACGGCGGGGCTGCGGGAGTTGACGGTGGCGCAGCGGCGGGCGATGATGCAGGCGCTGTTTGCAGACCGCCTGGGGTTGAAGTGGCACTATGAGACCCGGGTGCTGCCGAGCTATGACCTGGTGGTGGCGAGTGGTGGGGCGAAGCTGAAGCCGACTGTGGCGACGGGGCACAACAGCGGAGTGAGCGTGAACGATACGCGGTTCAGGCTGACGAATGTTCCTGTGCCGGAGCTGGCAGTGGTGCTGGCCGATAAGCTCGGCCGGCCGGTGGTGGATAAGACAGGGCTGACGGGGCGGTATGACATGGTGATGGAGTGGAGCGCTGATCTGCCGGTGGCGTCCGCGAACGTGGATGCTCCGCCGCCGCTGTTTACGGCGTTACATGAGCAGCTTGGGTTGAAGCTGGAGAGTGGGAAAGATCCTGTGCAGGTGTTTGTGATTGACCGGCTGACGCCGCCTGTGGGGAATTAG
- the rplA gene encoding 50S ribosomal protein L1: protein MAKKVSKNIAKARALVEQRPYAIGEAIPLLQKAKFAKFDETVDLTLRLGVDTRHADQMVRGTVVLPHGLGGKSKVVAVIASGDKVREAEAAGAEFFGGEELVEKIQKENWTGFDALIATPDMMRSVGKLGKVLGPRGLMPNPKTGTVTTDVAAAIAEIKAGKVEFRADKTALVHVPVGKLSFPIEKLEQNAMTVISAVVKAKPSAAKGKYVKRIILSSTMGPGIELEAAVADVAAKA, encoded by the coding sequence ATGGCAAAGAAAGTTTCCAAGAATATTGCGAAGGCGCGCGCCCTTGTGGAGCAGCGTCCGTATGCTATTGGCGAGGCGATTCCGCTGCTGCAGAAGGCGAAGTTTGCCAAGTTCGACGAGACCGTCGACCTGACGCTGCGGCTGGGTGTGGATACTCGGCATGCTGACCAGATGGTGCGTGGGACGGTTGTGCTGCCCCATGGTCTGGGTGGCAAGTCAAAGGTTGTGGCTGTGATCGCTTCGGGCGACAAGGTGCGCGAGGCTGAGGCTGCGGGCGCTGAGTTCTTCGGCGGCGAAGAGCTGGTGGAGAAGATCCAGAAAGAGAACTGGACTGGCTTCGATGCCCTGATCGCGACGCCGGACATGATGCGCTCGGTCGGTAAGCTGGGCAAGGTCCTGGGACCGCGCGGCCTGATGCCGAACCCGAAGACGGGCACCGTGACCACGGATGTGGCTGCGGCGATCGCTGAGATCAAGGCCGGTAAGGTCGAGTTCCGCGCGGACAAGACGGCGCTGGTGCATGTTCCGGTCGGCAAGCTGTCGTTCCCGATCGAGAAGCTGGAGCAGAACGCGATGACGGTGATCTCGGCTGTGGTGAAGGCGAAGCCTTCGGCGGCCAAGGGCAAGTACGTCAAGCGGATCATCCTGAGCTCGACGATGGGCCCCGGCATTGAGCTTGAGGCGGCTGTGGCGGACGTTGCCGCGAAGGCGTAA
- a CDS encoding type II toxin-antitoxin system RelE/ParE family toxin, producing MKELRFDADDGVWRIAFAFDPQRHAILLIAGDKSGGSERRFYRELIRKADERFDAHLQRLKKKEA from the coding sequence ATGAAAGAGCTCCGCTTCGACGCGGACGACGGTGTCTGGCGAATCGCCTTCGCGTTCGACCCTCAGCGGCATGCAATCCTGCTCATCGCCGGCGACAAATCTGGTGGCAGCGAAAGACGCTTCTACCGCGAACTCATCCGCAAGGCCGATGAGCGTTTCGACGCTCATCTCCAGCGTCTCAAGAAAAAGGAGGCATAA
- the rplJ gene encoding 50S ribosomal protein L10 encodes MALTKAKKNEKVAMLAKELESSTSAIIGSFKGLTASKDFELRKVVREAGGSYHVVKNKLAAKSAEGTKVEAALKGLKGVSSVAYTSGDPVALAKALSTWVKDNAEFTFKLGIVDGKVINVSEIDSLAKLPGKEELFSKLLFLIQSPAQRLATVINATGRNLAVVVNMAAEQGKFGGAAPAAKTEEAPAAETPAAEEAAAHVEESAAGEQPSGAAQPENGTASQAGEAANTEPAEG; translated from the coding sequence ATGGCATTGACCAAGGCGAAGAAGAACGAAAAGGTAGCGATGCTGGCGAAGGAGCTCGAGAGCTCGACTTCGGCCATTATCGGCAGCTTCAAGGGATTGACGGCGTCGAAGGATTTTGAGCTGCGCAAGGTCGTCCGCGAGGCGGGTGGCAGCTATCACGTGGTGAAGAACAAGCTGGCTGCGAAGTCGGCTGAAGGCACCAAGGTTGAGGCGGCGCTGAAGGGCCTGAAGGGCGTGAGCTCGGTGGCGTACACCTCGGGCGACCCGGTGGCGCTGGCGAAGGCGCTGAGCACCTGGGTGAAGGACAACGCGGAGTTCACCTTCAAGCTGGGCATCGTTGACGGCAAGGTGATCAACGTGTCGGAGATCGACTCGCTGGCGAAGCTGCCGGGCAAGGAAGAGCTGTTCTCGAAGCTGCTGTTCCTGATTCAGTCGCCGGCACAGCGTCTGGCGACGGTGATCAACGCGACGGGCCGGAACCTGGCTGTCGTGGTGAACATGGCGGCGGAGCAGGGCAAGTTCGGCGGAGCGGCTCCGGCTGCGAAGACCGAGGAGGCCCCTGCGGCGGAGACGCCTGCAGCCGAAGAGGCGGCAGCGCATGTCGAGGAGTCGGCGGCCGGCGAGCAGCCTTCCGGTGCGGCACAGCCGGAGAACGGCACGGCATCGCAGGCTGGCGAAGCGGCGAACACCGAGCCGGCGGAAGGCTAA
- the rplL gene encoding 50S ribosomal protein L7/L12, with protein sequence MADLQQLEDQIVSLSLLEASELVKKLEERLGVSAAAAVAAAPAAGGGAAAPAAEEKTEFTVILKDAGANKINTIKAVREVTALGLKEAKDLVDGAPKPLKENISKDDAAAIAKKFDGIATVEIK encoded by the coding sequence ATGGCGGATTTGCAGCAGTTGGAAGATCAGATCGTTAGCCTCAGCCTGCTCGAGGCGTCGGAGTTGGTGAAGAAGCTTGAGGAGCGCCTCGGCGTTTCTGCGGCTGCGGCTGTGGCTGCGGCCCCTGCGGCTGGCGGCGGCGCGGCTGCCCCGGCAGCGGAAGAGAAGACCGAGTTCACGGTCATCCTGAAGGATGCCGGCGCGAACAAGATCAACACCATCAAGGCAGTACGCGAAGTCACCGCTCTTGGGCTGAAGGAAGCCAAGGACCTGGTCGACGGCGCTCCCAAGCCCTTGAAGGAGAACATCTCGAAGGACGACGCGGCGGCAATCGCCAAGAAGTTCGACGGCATCGCGACGGTCGAGATCAAGTAG
- a CDS encoding sugar phosphate isomerase/epimerase family protein: MAVSRREFVVGAGAAAAALSARGMWAQDGCPFRLSVINDEIGPDFEHACHVASVDFGLHWIELRSLWGKTLAQLSGAEVDKAKGILAKYNLRVTDLASPLYKVDLPGAPLSKESPHHDEFHADFTYKEQAELLETLVRLTKSFGTDRIRCFDFWRLADEKPYRAEINRKLVEAAERCAKDDIVLLLENEMACNTGSGVEAAKVLAEIPNKNFMLNWDPGNSVTFAGDVPYPNDYDALPKKRIGHVHCKNAIRTPGKAHPFEWEPVDVGLVDWVRQFKALKRDGYHHAVSLETHWHGGEGKTQAEISENSTRRSMQGLKKCLGEAGITGC, encoded by the coding sequence ATGGCGGTATCGCGTAGGGAGTTTGTGGTGGGTGCCGGGGCGGCTGCGGCGGCGTTGTCGGCTCGTGGGATGTGGGCGCAGGATGGGTGCCCGTTTCGGTTGTCGGTGATCAATGATGAGATTGGGCCGGACTTTGAGCATGCGTGCCATGTAGCGTCGGTGGACTTTGGGCTGCACTGGATTGAGTTGCGGAGCCTGTGGGGGAAGACGCTGGCGCAGTTGAGCGGCGCGGAAGTCGATAAGGCGAAGGGGATCCTGGCGAAGTACAATCTGCGGGTGACGGACCTGGCGAGCCCGCTGTACAAGGTGGACCTGCCGGGCGCGCCGCTGTCGAAGGAGAGCCCGCACCATGACGAGTTCCATGCGGACTTTACGTACAAGGAGCAGGCCGAGCTGCTGGAGACGCTGGTCCGGTTGACGAAGAGCTTTGGGACCGACCGCATTCGTTGCTTCGACTTCTGGCGGCTGGCGGACGAGAAGCCGTATCGCGCGGAGATCAACCGGAAGCTGGTGGAGGCGGCGGAGCGGTGCGCGAAGGACGACATCGTTCTGCTGCTGGAGAACGAGATGGCGTGTAATACGGGATCGGGTGTGGAGGCGGCGAAGGTGCTGGCGGAGATTCCGAACAAGAACTTTATGCTGAACTGGGACCCAGGGAACTCGGTGACGTTTGCGGGGGACGTGCCGTATCCGAATGACTATGATGCGCTGCCTAAGAAGCGGATTGGGCATGTGCACTGCAAGAACGCGATCCGGACGCCGGGGAAGGCGCATCCGTTTGAGTGGGAGCCGGTGGATGTGGGCCTGGTGGACTGGGTGAGGCAGTTCAAGGCGCTGAAGCGCGATGGGTACCACCATGCGGTAAGCCTGGAGACGCATTGGCATGGCGGCGAGGGGAAGACGCAGGCGGAGATCTCGGAGAACTCGACGCGGCGGAGTATGCAGGGGCTGAAGAAGTGTCTGGGGGAGGCTGGAATTACGGGGTGCTAG
- a CDS encoding radical SAM protein: MAKIQSTSETLFPILDQSPVGLARLAAEATHADDGHLIEFKAMQSRSILNKSVSKRQLSLAWSINPYRGCEFGCKYCYARYTHEFLQPTPITTPPKGTYDAPQQPWALAFEREIYLKENAAWLLEQELRAIGSNLAKHHDEIAIGTATDPYQPIERRVGITRSILEVFAKQEGLRIGLITKSSLITRDIDLFKQIAARNTLVLHITITTADRELARKLEPRAPRPDLRFDAVRKLREAGLTAGVLCSPLLPGINDSLQSLDAVASRAAAAGASFLGAHPLFLKSCSRPTFLSFVREHFPALVADYQRRYATEDFASTDYRNKMSSRATLVCRTHGLGERSTDALLTRVTGRHIYAEPRKQPKPVTPQQPAQATLFAAS; the protein is encoded by the coding sequence ATGGCGAAAATACAATCTACCTCCGAAACCCTCTTCCCCATCCTCGACCAGTCCCCAGTCGGTCTCGCCCGCCTCGCCGCCGAAGCCACCCACGCCGACGACGGACACCTCATCGAGTTCAAGGCCATGCAGTCCCGCTCCATCCTCAACAAGTCCGTCTCCAAGCGCCAGCTCTCCCTCGCCTGGTCCATCAATCCCTACCGAGGCTGCGAGTTCGGCTGCAAGTACTGCTACGCCCGCTACACCCACGAGTTCCTCCAACCCACCCCCATCACCACCCCGCCTAAAGGCACCTACGACGCCCCCCAGCAGCCTTGGGCCCTCGCCTTCGAGCGCGAAATCTATCTCAAAGAAAACGCCGCCTGGCTCCTCGAGCAGGAGCTCCGCGCCATCGGCAGCAACCTCGCCAAACACCACGACGAGATCGCCATCGGAACCGCCACAGACCCCTACCAACCGATAGAGCGCCGCGTCGGCATCACGCGCTCTATCCTCGAAGTCTTCGCCAAGCAGGAAGGCCTCCGCATCGGCCTCATCACCAAGTCCAGCCTCATCACCCGCGACATCGACCTCTTCAAACAGATCGCCGCGCGCAACACGCTCGTCCTGCACATCACCATCACCACCGCCGACCGCGAGCTCGCCCGCAAGCTCGAACCCCGCGCGCCGCGCCCCGATCTCCGCTTCGACGCCGTCCGCAAGCTGCGCGAGGCCGGCCTCACCGCCGGCGTCCTCTGCTCGCCGCTCCTGCCCGGCATCAACGATAGTTTGCAGTCGCTCGACGCCGTTGCGAGCCGTGCTGCCGCAGCGGGTGCTAGCTTCCTGGGAGCCCACCCGCTGTTCTTGAAGTCGTGTTCGCGTCCTACGTTCCTGAGCTTCGTTCGCGAACACTTCCCCGCCCTCGTCGCCGACTACCAGCGCCGCTACGCCACCGAGGACTTCGCCTCAACCGACTACCGCAACAAGATGTCCTCCCGCGCCACCCTCGTCTGCCGCACCCACGGCCTCGGCGAGCGCTCCACCGATGCTCTGCTTACCCGCGTCACCGGCCGTCACATCTACGCCGAGCCACGCAAACAGCCCAAACCCGTCACACCCCAACAACCCGCACAAGCCACCCTCTTCGCCGCCAGCTAG
- a CDS encoding helix-turn-helix transcriptional regulator: protein MPTDIEDIIKSLPAARRRAIKKRATELMAEEMTLQELRRAHEMTQVKMAKKLGVAQKQISEIEKRTDMHISTLRRSIEALGGTLALVAEFPDRKPVKLSGIKAKVA, encoded by the coding sequence ATGCCCACTGACATCGAAGACATCATCAAGTCCCTTCCCGCCGCCCGTCGCCGCGCCATCAAGAAGCGCGCAACCGAACTGATGGCCGAAGAAATGACCCTGCAGGAACTCCGCCGCGCTCACGAGATGACTCAGGTCAAAATGGCAAAAAAACTCGGTGTCGCCCAGAAGCAGATATCCGAGATCGAGAAGCGTACAGACATGCACATCTCGACGCTGCGCCGCTCCATTGAGGCCCTCGGAGGCACCCTCGCTCTCGTCGCAGAATTCCCGGACCGCAAGCCCGTAAAACTCTCCGGCATCAAGGCAAAGGTCGCTTAG